The Solanum pennellii chromosome 11, SPENNV200 sequence AATAGAATATGTTTTATAGATTCCTCTTCTCTCATACAGATGGTGCATTTGTTATTAGATAACATTTTAATATGATATAGAAATGAGTTAGTTGAAAGTCTATTATGAGAACATAATCAGAGgaagaatttaattttatttggaatATTTATTTTCCAAATCCAATTAAATTGGTATGTTAACACATGATTGGTATTTTTCTGGACAGATTTAATAGTAAAATGTCCATTTGAATTTTCCGTCCAATAGGATATATCAATATTAGAGGGATCTaagtttagtttaatttttttaacattttctttaatatttattggaATGTACGTGTCTAGTGCTTCCCAATTCCAGTGATTATTGTTCCAAATGGATGAAATGGTTGCATTTTTATCTTTTCGAGTAAGAGGACCCTGAATTAGCTGTCTTAAAGGAGGTTTATTAGGCATCTATCTATCTTTGAAACCAAAGgctaatattattatcattttttggaatctaaatattatttttctcacAAATTGAATTCCCTATGCTAATAttcttccaaataaaaaaaaatttactagaCGTTTTCTTATTATACTTCATCTTCATGGTTTTTACCCAAAGATTGGAGGAATTTGTAAGGAATCTCCAAGCAAGGTCAGCCAACATAGCTTCATTTTTTCCGTGAGCTGATTTTATCCCCATGCCTCCATATTCTTTAGGAGATGCTACAGTTTGTCATGCTACAAAGTGaatcttttattaataatttgtgAAACCCCAAATAAAATCCCTTTGGATTTTATCTATAatattctaaattatttttgaaaaacagaAATATTGCATTGAATATGTTGGTATAGCATTAAGAGTAGCTTGAGCAAGTACTAACCGGACGGCAGGTCTTAAAAAGTTTGTCTTCCAGGAcgagagtttttttttcttcatattatcTATAATATATTGGAAATCTGCATATTTTGATTTACTATTAAAAATGGGAAAACCTAGATACTTTTCAAAGTGTGTGGAGGGAGATATGTTAAAATAACGTTTAACCAAGAGTTTCATATCTTCATTACAATATTTTGAGAAGATAGCTTTAGATTTTACAGGATTGATTTTTTGTCCAGATAGCCGGgtaaaaatattcatacatttatatataGTATCGATAGAAATATTATCTGCTTGAGTGATGAGAGTAAGGTCATCTGAAGAATAATTGAGATAGTAGAGGACCATTCTTGCTAAGAGTTATTGATTTCCATAACAATATATCGACTTGATAATTAATATGCTATGAAAGAAGTTTCATACAAAggataaatatatatgaagatATGGGATCCCCTtgtcttatgcctctagaagGTGAAAAGTATTCTGTGCGAGTACCATTAACTAGTATAGCTATGCTACTACAGGAGATgcaacttaaaataagtttagaaacttttggcaaaaatttaaaatgattaagGGTTCTTTTCACAAAAGATCATTCAATCCTATCAAAAGTCTTTTCTAAATCTAACTTAAGTATTAGACAATCTTTACGACTCTTAGTATTCTTAATATGGTTCATAATTTCTTGTACTAGGATTGCACTATCACAAGCTCTATGACCCTTCAGGAAGCTTGTTTGGTGAGGACTGATCAAGTCATTTAGAAAGGGCTTAATTCTATTAGCTATAATTTTagtaattactttatatattgtattatataaCCCTATTGGTCTAAAATTCTTTAGTTGATttgcattttttaattttgaaataagacAAAGATAAGTCTTATTTAATTCCTCAGGCATTACTTGAGTTTTAAATATATCATGACAATATTTAAGAACTGATTCTTTCACAATTTGCCAATGTTGTTGGAAAAAAATTCGGATGAAGCCCATCCGGTCCTGGGGCTTTAAATGGTTCAAAAAAAAGAGCTTTAACTACTTCTATATCTGATAATGGTTCATCTAAGGGAGAGAGGTCTATTTTATGGAAACTCGTAATTGCTCTCTTAATATCTCCCCAGTTGGTAATTTTATGATCTGTGGTAAAACACAAATTATAATAAGAGAAAGTATATTCcactatttttttcttactaGCTATCCATTCATCATTCTCATCTttagaaaaagagaaattattaCGTCTCCTCCTATTTAGAAATgaaagatgataaaaattagTATTTGCATCTCCATCTTTTATTCAATTAATTCTTGATCGGAGTCTCCAGTAATCTTCTTCtagttttagaatattattatattctctACTCAGCGTCATTTCTAAGTTTTGAAGATATTAACTGGTTTGATAGGATGGGGAATTTTGTGTACCTCCCAGTCTGGCTAGaatatctcttttctttttaaaaatattaccaaaaatatttttactccAAAGCTTAGCTTCTATCTCAAAAGAGGATGTTTCATTACAAAACTCTTTGTTAATCCAATATTTCtctactaaaattttaaaatcttggTGCTCTAGCCAGAATTTTTCtaatctaaaatttttaaacTGATTTTCTAAGGGTGGTTTGACAATTATTATAAGTAAAGGGTTATGATCAGAGTGAGTCTTCGGAAAATGAGTGACTTGGGCATTTGGATATTTCTCTATCCATTCTTTATTAGCAAAAGCACGATcaattctttcaaaaataagatCATATCTTCCTCTTCTATAATTAGACCAAGTATTTGTACATCCTTTAAATTCTAGATCAATAAAGTTACAATTATTTAGACAATTCCAAAAATTACTAATTCTACTAGAATTAATTTTCTTCCTCCCCATTTGTCTTGTTGACTAAGAATTTCATTAATATCCCCCACAATAAGCCACAGACCATTCAgacattttttcatattttctaagtttttccacaaaatatttcttttatatgtatCGGTACTTGCataaattgttgaaaaataCCAAGTAAAGTTTGTAGGAAATACCTGAATCATTGCATGCAATTCCTGatcatcttttttcttcaaagatACGTTAACAATGTTAGCAACCCACATTATCACTATTCCACCAGATCTAATACCTTGAGCAGGAATCTCAATGTAGTCATCAAAATTAAATTCACATTTTAGATTATTATGATCATCCATCTTAGTTTCAAGTAATGCCACACAACAAGGATTATGATTACAAATAAGCTCTCTAAAATTTCTTCTATCATTGTTAATACTCATtgttttttaataattcaaattcgtTATTTACTTCAACTTTTTTATGTTactattctatttttattactGTAAGTACTAAAAAGGAAGTCATTTCTACCGGGTAACATTCTTCCTTTTTCATTTCTAAGCTTTCTATTCATAttgagttatgattattatttcattatatttataaataaataaaaaagattatatgaatttgtatttgcTCTCAAAACAAATGACTgtctaaaaaaaaagtgaattgttttcttttatctcaaaataatctatatataacatataaagTTTAGGCAAAAGAAGAATGACATGATGTGtcttttgaataagaaaatcattttttgcAATATCATATGcaatttaaagtttaattaataGAATTCAATCTACGATGGTTTTTAATAGCGATATAAGATGAAAATTAGCAGATTTTAGTAGTTCTAATTTATCCTTACTTACTTTAAACGACATTTTAAAGCAAaagtccaaaaaataataataattcaatatcataattcatttttgaaaactaagggttatttcataatttcacacatgtaataactttttttatttggttgTCGATATGGGCAAATTTACATTTTCAAtattctaacttttttttttttttacatcttAAAATCATATTAGATAGTTTatataacattaaataaaaagacaattattgtctcttatataaaataattaattatatttataatctcttcgtctcattttatgtgacacccTTTGACTTGATACGatgattaagaaaaaaacttttaaaagtgTGGTAAATTCTATTTaattagataaaataatatttatgagaatgaacaatgaagaaaaatgtgtcacataaaataaaacagacGGAGAAAGTATGATTTTTAGGACGCGCGGCCAGCTACACTAGTATTAGATTAAATAAAGTTCATAATTCTAATAAAAAAGTTGTTATTAATAAACCCTcgacttaaaattaaataaagatattcaaaccgtttgaaaaaaaaagatatacagACATTAAAACAACGAAACGATGTGGAATAAAGAGTCGtgcaaatatatataagaaCGAACAGTATGctaagaaaataatatgatattcaAAGTACAAAAAAATACGATACCCAACGAACAACAAATTATGAGAATAATACTAATACCATCGATAAGAAAGATGGTTCAAGTACGATCACTATGCATATCCCGCACGAAATTAAAGCtagatattaattataatataattctttataatgttcatttattttcttaataaataaactaatagtCCTTGAcctttttccaaaattttcttCAAACCACTTTATGATTCTGTTTCAATTGTTGAAATTAGATGTGGAATAATTAATGCAAAGTTAATTATGTTGTAACATTCAacatttaatacaaaaatttaataacGTAATGTGTTGAATTAGTAGCAGTAGAtagaatattttataaaaggCAATTTTAGTTCAATTGCTCTAATTGTTGTAATTAACTTGCTATATAGCTTTGAATAGGatttagtaaataaaaataaaataagagataCCACAATAtgcattttattataattttgctACTTTATGTTATtggaattttgattaatttagtAAATTCAGAGAGATATATTGTTGGAGAAGGCTATGGTTGGGGTCCTGCTCCTTACCCTACTTACTACCAAGATTGGGCTACAACTGTCAAGTTAAAACCTGGAGATCAATTAGGTAActtttaaggaaattattacaTCGATATCGATCgtatttgtaatttatttacatacttGAATAAATAGAAATTTGTGGGGGTGCGAATGTGGTATTATAggttttcttataattttgataAGCTATTTTTGGGAGCCGAAGGCAAGTGGTGGCGGAGCCACATATATTTGAGAGGTGTCGAATGACACCCTTCGTCAAAAAATTACAATGTGTATTTAGGTGAGACATTCATTGGCTTCTATGCGCTtaacttctttttgttttgacACTCCTTAGTCGATATTCTGACTCCGACACTGACCGTGAGGTAAGCATCCTTTCGATGTCGATCATACTTCCTTATTTGTGAGAATTTCCTTCCTCAGGTGTTTGTCTCCTCACTAGTTACTTTTCTTGTCATTTCAACTATTCCTCATATATAATTTGGCTTGAAGTCTTTCTTTAGCCGTGTTTGGAAGGATTAAAGGTACCAACTAATTTTAGGGGTGTTAGTTTTTTTCATTTACCTAATCAAACTAGCTATACCAGTTTTATTACTTcataaaccaaatcaaatcaataaaagtGTTTGATTTTGTGGTGAAGGAGTGTCATTCACTCTCTTTGCACAAGGATAGCTCTACACCTCTAACCCTAACATCCAAACTACACACTTTGAATATAATTCATaactttatttatcttttaGAAAGTTAATTTTCCGTGTACATAATATTATGTATTCATGTAGAGTTTAGATTCCAAAAGCCAGAGGATTTGCTAGAGATTGGAAAATACAACTATTATGCATGCAATTCCAACACTCTTTCAAGGCAATACAAAGATAGTCCAGCAATAGCATTCATGTTGGTACCTGGAGATTATTATTTCAAATCCAGCAACAATACAAATTGCATCAATGGCCAGAAGCTTTATGTAAATGTAGCAGCTCCAATTGAAGATGAGGCTGATGATAAGATTTGAGATAACTTAGATACATATATCTCAAAGTTAGACAATAATAACCAATTATTGAGTTCAGAGTGAACGTGATCTTATTATATGTATGCatacattttctttcttttatttttgcacACATATAGTTTTGAGCCGAAGACAATAAATTCAGTTGAAATCATAGAACTAGTGGTAGCCATACGCACTTTACTTGTTTAAGATGGCGGAAGAATGCTCATGGAGACACTCTCTTGGCTATTACTTTCACAAGACAGAGTCCACATAATATGTTATAAGAGGGTGTTCAAATAGAAATATTCCTAAATGTACAGAAAAGTGATCCTTTAACATTGGTATCtataagaatacaaaaaaaaaaaaaaacacttagcTTAGTAGCATTTTATTCTAGTCTGAACCATTACCTTGTAAGAGGTTTTGGCAAAAAGAGAAAACCAACAAACTACATAAACAAAGAACTTGCAAGAACTCAAACTGCTaccattttattttgaaaaatttcaactaaaatcCACTTGCTCTCTCAAAAGAGTTTGAAGATACAGAAAATCTTGCTCCCTAAAGCAgattaaaaatagataaataagaGCAATACTGTCTAACAAAATGGCACAAGtcttcaaaaaaagaaaaacaaaaagtgcAGTATCAGACTATCTGGTTTTGACCAACTAATATCAACATTGACAGCTTCACCTCCATCAAATCAGAACATCTGGTCTGTGAACAGGTCATCCGGATCAAAAATGCCTTCATCGTCAAAGGGAGGTAACTGAGCAGCAGCAGCCACTGCAGCTGCATAGCGGGGTATTCCGCTTAAAGCAGCATCAACCAGCACAGGATAAGAAGTTGGTGCTTTCCTAACTTCAAAAATGGAACTGATATCATTATCTTCGTCCATGGGTTCAGTGAGCAATGCTTCAAATTCATTCCCAATTCTAGCGATAGGATGACTGTAAGTTCCACTTCCACCGCTAGCAGCAGTACCTGATCGTTTGCTGGGTAATAGGAAACTTTCAGCATCAACATTCACATCAGGCCCAACATTGACAACAGCATTATGGTCTGTCGACTCTCCTCCAACAACTTCTATCACCTGCTCCAAGTTGGTGCTTTCTCAAGGCAACATGCTCTCATTACTAGTGATTGGCACTGCTTGTGATCCTCCGTAAGCAGACCCAATCATATCCTTGGTGTGTGGAACTTGGGAAGTTCTACTGGCTTCAGCATCCTCCTGCTTTGCTGTTCTTGTTATCACACAGTGCCTAGATATACTTCTCCTGTCAGCTTTTTCATATATGTCTAAGCCCCGGAGAAATGACTTATAGTAGGAAAGATAGAGAAATAAGTTATTATAAGTTCTGAAGTTAATCCAGGAAACAAGATCGCAGGACAGCATCAAAGGGACTCTTCACGTGATACTTAATTAGATGAAATATGTGTAAGAACCATTTGTCTTAGCTACAAGTTACTCAAAATATCTCCATACTGAAGCTTTTATGAAGACCAAATACACCTATGAAGATGTACTCTATCCACCTAGAAACATAATATATAAGATGCTTAGAAGCACACCAACGTGGtcattgagaaaaaaaaatttcgtTTTAGAAAGAATGTAAGTCGTGCAGTCAATTACAAGTAATGAAATAATGATTAATTCAGATTATGAACGTCGTCCTCAGGAACTGTATTGGAAACTGAAGAAGCCCTTTTCCCCCATTCTACatctatttttgaatttgaggaTAATTAGGTAATGGGATATATCCAGACTTGATGTCGTCCTCAAGAACTGTATTGGAAACTGACCGGTGTTCCTGTTCTGTCCAAGAAGCCCTTTTTCCCCATTCTACatctatttttgaatttgaggaTAATTAGGTAATTGGACATATCCAGACTTGATGACATTGATATCTTCAATTAAGATATTATAGTGATCCTTTATATCATCAGCCAATTTTCCCAAGAAGTGCTTTTGTCATTTCGTCCAATAAGATTGTTGTTATCCTCGTTGGTCGCAAGAGTATTCTAAAAGATTTTATCCTCCTCCTTAGTACAGAAGGAATTATTGTCTGTCCGATCGGTGTTCATTTTAATTCTACAAGAAAAGCTCAAACATGAAAAGGCTAAGCTCTTGAAGAGGATTCAGAAAATGGATGAGTGTCAATATATGACCAAAAACTACCAAAAATATCAGGCATCTAacataagaatttttttgttttgtaaccCCTGAAACTTACTAATCAAAAACAATCGCGGCAGACACATTCTTTTAAACCAAGTTATGGATACTAAGAAAAGTAATGAGTGACTTGTAAAAGGATCAAACATGAAGATACATAGGGTATACTACCACAGAAGTCTCCAGAGATACAAACATATTATGAAAACATTTGCattctttcccttttctatCGGACAAAAGGTTTTATACTAAGAAAGCTATTCGTCTCAAGATAAGAAAAAACTATATCATTgagtatatatttttgttcttcttagtgatgcaaaaaaaaaaaagaagatccaAGGCCTTGTACCACATAATGGGAAAGATATCTTGTCAACCCAACATATGTTATCAATAGAAAATTGATATTCCCCTGTAACACAATCTAAACATATAAAACTAGGGATGTgctaagaaaaaatatattctagACAAGAAATCAAAAGGAAAGTTCTACAAATTCTTGTTTTTCCATTTTGAGAAACACTAAAATCTCTACACATATTCAACAACGGAAACCATGTTAAAAAAGAGTCCCTAGAAAATgttaacacaattttttttctccaaagaTGGAAATAAGATGAATATCATGATATTCAAGTAGGTCAGCATCATTTCAGAATCTACACCAAAAACGATCTATAAATCAACCATATATTATTGACTGCACATTCTCTTGTGTCGTCATTACCTTTATACATCatgaaataacaaattattgATCATTTGAATGGAAGATTTACAGGACCAAGAAACAACAAATACCAAGTGTTATCCCACAAGTGAGTTTGGGGACGATAGAGTATATGTAGACCTTATCGCTACCTTGAGAGGCTATTTCCGATGCACAGTTGGCTCAAGGAAAAACATATATAGCACATCGATAAAGGGAAGATTTACAAAACCAACAACATGATATCTAGTGAAATCCCCAAGTCAGATATGGAGAGGGTAGAGTGTCTATAGACCTTTATCTTACCTTGGGAGGCAGAAAAGTCATTTCTAATTGACCCTCAACTCAAGGAAAAGCATATTGGAAAAAGGAAAGCTTTACATAACCATGACAAAAATTTTTAAAGGGAAAGCCATGAAAGATcttgtttttttccttcaaagCACTAATCATCTCTAAAAATTAACTTTCCTAAACATAAAGCATGTTAAAAGAAGAGTACCAAACAACTTCAGCGGAACTTGGATAACCAGATGATCACAAAGAACAGTCAAAACAAACTTTTGAGTGAATCAATCTACAGCTATAAGTTGTATCAACTATGAAAACAAACATTCAACCAAAAATGAATCAATCTAcaattataagtatatatatgtgtgttatTCCATTTTGATTGAATGCTTATTTTCATAGGTGATACAACTTATAACTGTTGATTAATTCACTCAGAAGTTTGCTTAGATTGTGCTTTGTGATCATCAGCTAGTTGTGCTCACGTTTTTTGGTACTCTTCTTTAACATGCTTTGTGTTTAGGAAAGTTAATTTTTAGGGATATGGATAGTTCTTTGAAGGGAAAAAGTAAgatcttttatgtttttcccTATAAGATTTTTTGTCATggttttttaaagatttttttttatctgcTTTTGATATGCTTTTCCTTGAGTTGAGCATCAAAAATAACCTCTCGACCTCCCAAGGTAGGGTAAGGTCTAGACACTCTACCCACCCTATacctcacttgtgggatttcactaaataggatgttgttgttggttttgTAAATCTTCTCTTTCTCTGAACcgcttgatatgtgtttccttaagcCAAGTGTGTATCGGAAATAGTCTCTCTACCTCTCAAGGTAGGGGTAAGATCTACATACACTCTACCCTACCCTTCCCAGactcacttgtgggattacacttggtatgttgttgtttgttggTTTTGTGAATATTCTATTCAAATGATCAATAATTTGCTATTTCATGATGTATAAAGGTCATGACACACAAGAGAATGTGTAGTCAATCACAAATGGTtgatttatatattgtttttggtGTAGATTCTGAAGAGATCCTAAGTATCAAAGTGATACTGACCTACTTAAATATAATGAGATTCATCTTGTTTCTATCTCAAGAGAGAAAAATTGTGTCAACATTTTCTAGGGACTCTTCTTTAACATGTTTTAGTTGTTGAAAATTAATGTGTAGAGATTTGAGTCtctcaaaaaggaaaaacaagaaTTTGTACAACTTTCCTTTTGATTTGTTGTCTAGGATATACTGTCTTAGCACATTCCCTAGTTTTAAGAAGTTAGATTGTGTTACAAGGGAATCTGagtttgtctattttttttgaGATGGTAACAACTTGTATTCTATTCCAAAACAAAAACCAGAACGTGccactgtcacgacccaaacgagtcgcgagtggcacccacacttatcctcctatgtgagcgaaccaacaaatctaaaccccaacgttttaccaatatttcaaccataatgaacaaaatataatgagagaatccagtccgagctagaaacaatagctcaccctgaaatctgacgtgctgaaggctggctagagttgaggacgagtcgaagtcaatggtgcacttgctgcactccacaaaacaacaagaaggaaataaaagtaggggtcagtacaaggaacaagtactgagtaggtatcatcggccaactcaaaatagaaagcaatatatatggaataataatgtaaaaccaaccacaatactcaacaggtgacaatcaacaagtacaagaaNNNNNNNNNNNNNNNNNNNNNNNNNNNNNNNNNNNNNNNNNNNNNNNNNNNNNNNNNNNNNNNNNNNNNNNNNNNNNNNNNNNNNNNNNNNNNNNNNNNNNNNNNNNNNNNNNNNNNNNNNNNNNNNNNNNNNNNNNNNNNNNNNNNNNNNNNNNNNNNNNNNNNNNNNNNNNNNNNNNNNNNNNNNNNNNNNNNNNNNNNNNNNNNNNNNNNNNNNNNNNNNNNNNNNNNNNNNNNNNNNNNNNNNNNNNNNNNNNNNNNNNNNNNNNNNNNNNNNNNNNNNNNNNNNNNNNNNNNNNNNNNNNNNNNNNNNNNNNNNNNNNNNNNNNNNNNNNNNNNNNNNNNNNNNNNNNNNNNNNNNNNNNNNNNNNNNNNNNNNNNNNNNNNNNNNNNNNNNNNNNNNNNNNNNNNNNNNNNNNNNNNNNNNNNNNNNNNNNNNNNNNNNNNNNNNNNNNNNNNNNNNNNNNNNNNNNNNNNNNNNNNNNNNNNNNNNNNNNNNNNNNNNNNNNNNNNNNNNNNNNNNNNNNNNNNNNNNNNNNNNNNNNNNNNNNNNNNNNNNNNNNNNNNNNNNNNNNNNNNNNNNNNNNNNNNNNNNNNNNNNNNNNNNNNNNNNNNNNNNNNNNNNNNNNNNNNNNNNNNNNNNNNNNNNNNNNNNNNNNNNNNNNNNNNNNNNNNNNNNNNNNNNNNNNNNNNNNNNNNNNNNNNNNNNNNNNNNNNNNNNNNNNNNNNNNNNNNNNNNNNNNNNNNNNNNNNNNNNNNNNNNNNNNNNNNNNNNNNNNNNNNNNNNNNNNNNNNNNNNNNNNNNNNNNNNNNNNNNNNNNNNNNNNNNNNNNNNNNNNNNNNNNNNNNNNNNNNNNNNNNNNNNNNNNNNNNNNNNNNNNNNNNNNNNNNNNNNNNNNNNNNNNNNNNNNNNNNNNNNNNNNNNNNNNNNNNNNNNNNNNNNNNNNNNNNNNNNNNNNNNNNNNNNNNNNNNNNNNNNNNNNNNNNNNNNNNNNNNNNNNNNNNNNNNNNNNNNNNNNNNNNNNNNNNNNNNNNNNNNNNNNNNNNNNNNNNNNNNNNNNNNNNNNNNNNNNNNNNNNNNNNNNNNNNNNNNNNNNNNNNNNNNNNNNNNNNNNNNNNNNNNNNNNNNNNNNNNNNNNNNNNNNNNNNNNNNNNNNNNNNNNNNNNNNNNNNNNNNNNNNNNNNNNNNNNNNNNNNNNNNNNNNNNNNNNNNNNNNNNNNNNNNNNNNNNNNNNNNNNNNNNNNNNNNNNNNNNNNNNNNNNNNNNNNNNNNNNNNNNNNNNNNNNNNNNNNNNNNNNNNNNNNNNNNNNNNNNNNNNNNNNNNNNNNNNNNNNNNNNNNNNNNNNNNNNNNNNNNNNNNNNNNNNNNNNNNNNNNNNNNNNNNNNNNNNNNNNNNNNNNNNNNNNNNNNNNNNNNNNNNNNNNNNNNNNNNNNNNNNNNNNNNNNNNNNNNNNNNNNNNNNNNNNNNNNNNNNNNNNNNNNNNNNNNNNNNNNNNNNNNNNNNNNNNNNNNNNNNNNNNNNNNNNNNNNNNNNNNNNNNNNNNNNNNNNNNNNNNNNNNNNNNNNNNNNNNNNNNNNNNNNNNNNNNNNNNNNNNNNNNNNNNNNNNNNNNNNNNNNNNNNNNNNNNNNNNNNNNNNNNNNNNNNNNNNNNNNNNNNNNNNNNNNNNNNNNNNNNNNNNNNNNNNNNNNNNNNNNNNNNNNNNNNNNNNNNNNNNNNNNNNNNNNNNNNNNNNNNNNNNNNNNNNNNNNNNNNNNNNNNNNNNNNNNNNNNNNNNNNNNNNNNNNNNNNNNNNNNNNNNNNNNNNNNNNNNNNNNNNNNNNNNNNNNNNNNNNNNNNNNNNNNNNNNNNNNNNNNNNNNNNNNNNNNNNNNNNNNNNNNNNNNNNNNNNNNNNNNNNNNNNNNNNNNNNNNNNNNNNNNNNNNNNNNNNNNNNNNNNNNNNNNNNNNNNNNNNNNNNNNNNNNNNNNNNNNNNNNNNNNNNNNNNNNNNNNNNNNNNNNNNNNNNNNNNNNNNNNNNNNNNNNNNNNNNNNNNNNNNNNNNNNNNNNNNNNNNNNNNNNNNNNNNNNNNNNNNNNNNNNNNNNNNNNNNNNNNNNNNNNNNNNNNNNNNNNNNNNNNNNNNNNNNNNNNNNNNNNNNNNNNNNNNNNNNNNNNNNNNNNNNNNNNNNNNNNNNNNNNNNNNNNNNNNNNNNNNNNNNNNNNNNNNNNNNNNNNNNNNNNNNNNNNNNNNNNNNNNNNNNNNNNNNNNNNNNNNNNNNNNNNNNNNNNNNNNNNNNNNNNNNNNNNNNNNNNNNNNNNNNNNNNNNNNNNNNNNNNNNNNNNNNNNNNNNNNNNNNNNNNNNNNNNNNNNNNNNNNNNNNNNNNNNNNNNNNNNNNNNNNNNNNNNNNNNNNNNNNNNNNNNNNNNNNNNNNNNNNNNNNNNNNNNNNNNNNNNNNNNNNNN is a genomic window containing:
- the LOC107003619 gene encoding cucumber peeling cupredoxin-like, with protein sequence MHFIIILLLYVIGILINLVNSERYIVGEGYGWGPAPYPTYYQDWATTVKLKPGDQLEFRFQKPEDLLEIGKYNYYACNSNTLSRQYKDSPAIAFMLVPGDYYFKSSNNTNCINGQKLYVNVAAPIEDEADDKI